In one Thermanaerovibrio velox DSM 12556 genomic region, the following are encoded:
- the rsxC gene encoding electron transport complex subunit RsxC, whose translation MALATFKKGVHPPHRKGSTESSPVQWIDPGGELVFPMSQHIGAPCKPLVKKGDRVLVGQKIGDSDAFVSAPVHSSVSGVVKEVSQRLVISGALDTCVVVENDGLYEWDPSITPRDDWEVLSPDEIRRIIRESGIVGMGGACFPTAVKLSPPPDKKIDHVIINGAECEPYLTCDDRLMMEEGEQVLRGLSLVLRLFPQGVKGIVAVEDNKPHALKAMREYLDASGLASAGISVQAVKTKYPQGAEKMLIYAVTGREVPSGGLPADVGCIILNVRTVHQIWNAVVNGRPVIDRIVTVAGDAIKEPRNLGVRLGMSVRELVEACGGFVVEPMKVIAGGPMMGIALSDLDVPVVKGTSGILALSEAMARLGEEENCIRCGKCVATCPMGLTPYELDAMVRRREYDQFESLGGMNCIECGCCAYSCPARRHLTQSCRDGKRTILARRRKGGA comes from the coding sequence ATGGCGTTAGCTACTTTCAAGAAAGGGGTTCATCCGCCTCATCGGAAGGGTTCTACCGAGTCCTCCCCGGTGCAGTGGATCGACCCGGGCGGCGAGCTGGTATTCCCCATGTCTCAGCACATAGGAGCGCCCTGCAAACCCCTGGTGAAAAAGGGGGACAGGGTTTTGGTGGGGCAGAAGATAGGGGACAGCGATGCCTTCGTATCCGCCCCGGTTCACTCGTCGGTGTCCGGCGTCGTCAAGGAGGTGTCCCAGCGGCTGGTTATATCCGGTGCCCTGGACACCTGCGTGGTGGTGGAGAACGACGGCCTCTACGAATGGGATCCATCGATAACCCCGAGGGATGATTGGGAGGTGTTATCCCCCGATGAGATTCGGAGGATTATACGGGAGTCCGGCATAGTTGGCATGGGTGGGGCCTGTTTCCCCACGGCGGTCAAGCTCTCCCCCCCGCCGGATAAGAAGATAGACCACGTGATAATAAACGGTGCGGAGTGCGAGCCGTATCTAACCTGCGATGACCGGCTTATGATGGAGGAGGGGGAGCAGGTTTTAAGGGGCCTATCCTTGGTCCTCCGGCTCTTCCCCCAAGGGGTAAAGGGGATCGTGGCGGTGGAGGACAACAAGCCCCACGCACTTAAGGCAATGAGGGAGTACCTTGATGCGTCTGGGCTTGCCTCAGCGGGAATATCCGTCCAGGCGGTGAAGACCAAGTACCCCCAAGGGGCGGAGAAGATGCTGATCTACGCGGTCACCGGACGGGAGGTCCCCTCCGGAGGTCTCCCCGCCGACGTGGGGTGCATAATACTCAACGTTCGCACGGTCCATCAGATATGGAACGCGGTCGTGAACGGCCGCCCGGTGATCGATCGCATAGTAACGGTCGCCGGTGACGCGATCAAGGAACCCCGCAACCTGGGCGTAAGGCTTGGAATGTCCGTAAGGGAGCTTGTAGAGGCCTGCGGAGGCTTCGTTGTGGAACCCATGAAGGTCATAGCGGGAGGGCCCATGATGGGCATAGCCCTGTCGGACCTGGACGTTCCGGTTGTTAAGGGTACCTCCGGCATATTGGCCCTCTCCGAGGCCATGGCGAGGCTTGGTGAGGAGGAGAACTGCATAAGGTGCGGCAAGTGCGTGGCCACCTGTCCCATGGGGCTCACCCCCTACGAGCTGGATGCCATGGTCCGACGTAGGGAGTACGACCAGTTTGAGAGCCTCGGGGGGATGAACTGCATCGAGTGCGGGTGCTGTGCCTACTCGTGTCCCGCCAGGCGCCACCTCACCCAGTCCTGCAGGGACGGCAAGAGAACTATCCTAGCAAGAAGGCGTAAAGGAGGGGCATAG
- a CDS encoding pyrimidine dimer DNA glycosylase/endonuclease V, whose amino-acid sequence MNRIRLWSLHPCYLDPKGLVALWREGLLAKAVLEGNTTGYRHHPQLIRFRGQADPVLAINLYLLVVFEEARQRGYKFNPSKLQQAPEAEGRIRIPVSSGQLAYEWGHLLKKLSLRDPQRYDSLRALSDPLPHPMMEVFPGEVEPWEAVKLK is encoded by the coding sequence GTGAACAGGATTCGTCTTTGGTCTCTTCACCCATGTTATTTGGACCCCAAGGGGCTGGTGGCCCTTTGGAGGGAGGGACTGCTTGCCAAGGCGGTTCTAGAAGGTAACACCACAGGGTATAGGCATCATCCCCAATTGATCCGCTTCAGGGGGCAGGCTGACCCCGTCCTTGCAATCAACCTGTACCTGCTGGTGGTCTTTGAGGAAGCCCGACAGAGGGGATATAAGTTCAATCCCTCAAAGCTTCAACAGGCGCCGGAGGCGGAAGGGCGGATCCGGATACCCGTGTCATCCGGCCAGCTTGCCTACGAGTGGGGACACCTCTTGAAAAAGCTGTCCCTCCGGGATCCCCAGAGGTACGACTCCCTAAGGGCCCTATCGGACCCCTTGCCTCATCCGATGATGGAGGTGTTCCCAGGTGAGGTGGAGCCCTGGGAGGCGGTGAAGTTAAAATAG
- a CDS encoding protein-L-isoaspartate O-methyltransferase family protein — MAEQVKVLGCGDPDVISAIREIPRHRFIEVLREGAEEGDRRALEQAYGDFPFPIGFGQTVSQPSMVARMTHLLSVRSGIRVLEVGSGCGYQCAVLGRMGCVVTGVERIGRLVDWSRRVLGELGLSVEVVHGDGLDPSLGLGRFPRVLISAACSKEDVERAFGGLLSDPGILVAPVDVGGGMQRVLVVNLEGGERGERWEDLCRFVPLVGGLAKD; from the coding sequence TTGGCCGAGCAGGTTAAGGTTTTGGGGTGTGGAGATCCCGATGTCATCTCCGCAATCAGGGAGATCCCAAGGCACCGATTCATAGAGGTGCTGAGGGAAGGGGCGGAGGAGGGGGATAGGAGGGCTTTGGAACAGGCCTATGGGGATTTTCCGTTTCCCATCGGGTTTGGTCAGACGGTGTCCCAGCCTTCCATGGTGGCCCGTATGACCCATCTGCTGTCGGTCCGAAGTGGCATTAGGGTGTTGGAGGTGGGCAGCGGCTGCGGCTATCAGTGTGCGGTGCTCGGTCGCATGGGTTGTGTGGTGACCGGGGTGGAACGCATAGGTAGGTTGGTGGATTGGTCCAGGCGGGTCCTTGGGGAGTTGGGGTTATCGGTGGAGGTGGTTCATGGGGATGGTCTTGATCCGTCGCTCGGTCTTGGCAGGTTCCCAAGGGTCCTGATATCCGCCGCCTGTTCGAAGGAGGACGTGGAGCGGGCCTTTGGGGGTCTTCTTTCGGACCCGGGTATTTTGGTGGCCCCGGTGGACGTGGGAGGGGGGATGCAGAGGGTGCTGGTGGTTAACCTTGAGGGAGGGGAGAGGGGTGAGCGCTGGGAGGACCTGTGCCGGTTTGTGCCGCTTGTGGGGGGGCTGGCAAAAGATTGA
- the pap gene encoding polyphosphate:AMP phosphotransferase, with the protein MRRLLEKVDLDRKLSKEVFKSTWPNLMDELGMAQRKAKELGIPVMIVFEGWDGAGKGTLMNELIQALDPRGFEVHNVKSDHEPLWPPMRRFFQITPPKGKIGIYNRSWYRRILDGDESDKVLEEITSFESQLAQAGYCIIKLFLHISKKEQRKRLKALEENPATAWRVTKEDWDNHKRYDKIAQTVERMIHQTDKGYAPWTIVESHQKEYATVKIGQSVLEQISSAIKRAEAEKDISPARFSGLGLRKDTRTSILRNLNMGLSLSEDAYRKELKSCQSRLREIQYHLYKLRKPLVIVFEGMDAAGKGGCIKRLTQNLDPRGYQVVPTAAPNDWERAHHYLWRFWNSFPKGGHIGVYDRSWYGRVLVERIEGFCTEPEWRRAFGEINEMEDQWADFGAVIIKFWLHITQEEQLRRFKERQENPLKQWKITEEDWRNRDKWDLYEEAAEEMFMRTSTPNAPWVLVEGNCKRFARIKVLKEVIKMAEAKLKL; encoded by the coding sequence GTGCGGCGGTTGCTCGAAAAGGTAGACCTGGACAGGAAGCTCTCCAAGGAGGTGTTCAAGTCCACATGGCCAAACTTGATGGATGAGCTCGGAATGGCCCAGCGAAAAGCAAAGGAGCTCGGCATACCGGTCATGATAGTCTTCGAAGGCTGGGACGGGGCGGGCAAGGGAACCCTCATGAACGAGCTCATTCAAGCCCTGGACCCAAGAGGCTTCGAGGTCCACAACGTTAAGTCCGACCACGAACCCCTGTGGCCCCCCATGAGACGCTTCTTCCAAATCACACCGCCAAAGGGAAAGATAGGAATATACAACCGAAGCTGGTACCGACGGATACTGGACGGGGACGAATCTGATAAGGTACTCGAGGAGATAACCTCCTTCGAAAGCCAGCTGGCCCAGGCCGGATACTGCATCATAAAGCTGTTCCTCCACATATCTAAGAAAGAACAGCGGAAACGCCTCAAAGCACTGGAGGAAAATCCCGCCACCGCCTGGAGGGTAACCAAAGAGGACTGGGATAACCACAAACGCTACGACAAGATCGCCCAGACGGTGGAGAGGATGATACACCAAACAGACAAGGGCTATGCCCCATGGACCATTGTGGAGTCCCACCAAAAGGAGTACGCCACGGTCAAGATAGGGCAGAGCGTCCTGGAGCAAATATCCTCCGCCATAAAGAGGGCGGAGGCTGAGAAAGACATAAGCCCCGCAAGGTTCTCGGGCCTGGGACTGCGAAAGGATACTAGGACATCAATATTAAGGAACCTTAACATGGGGCTCTCCCTCTCGGAGGACGCCTACCGAAAGGAGCTCAAATCCTGCCAATCCCGCCTAAGGGAGATCCAATACCACCTCTACAAACTGCGCAAGCCGTTGGTGATAGTCTTCGAGGGGATGGACGCGGCGGGCAAGGGGGGCTGCATAAAGAGGCTCACCCAGAACCTGGATCCCCGAGGGTATCAGGTGGTACCCACCGCAGCACCTAACGACTGGGAAAGGGCTCACCACTACCTATGGCGCTTCTGGAACTCCTTCCCCAAGGGGGGACACATAGGGGTATACGACCGAAGCTGGTACGGCCGGGTGCTGGTGGAGCGCATAGAGGGATTCTGCACGGAACCGGAATGGCGAAGGGCCTTCGGGGAGATAAACGAGATGGAGGATCAATGGGCGGACTTCGGGGCGGTGATCATCAAGTTCTGGCTCCACATCACCCAGGAGGAGCAGCTCAGAAGGTTCAAGGAACGGCAGGAAAACCCGCTTAAGCAGTGGAAGATCACCGAAGAGGACTGGCGCAACCGGGATAAATGGGACCTCTACGAGGAAGCGGCGGAGGAGATGTTCATGAGGACCAGCACCCCCAACGCCCCCTGGGTCCTGGTGGAGGGCAACTGCAAGCGCTTCGCGAGGATAAAGGTGCTAAAAGAGGTAATAAAGATGGCGGAGGCCAAGCTCAAGCTCTAA
- a CDS encoding PTS sugar transporter subunit IIB → MLVCFAGMSTSLLVSKMKKAAERRGIKADIEAVSTADMRDLTEDAQVVLLGPQARYMLDEVRRSVRDGVPVEVIDTKLYGAMDGEGVLDLALSLVGDGISE, encoded by the coding sequence GTGCTGGTGTGTTTCGCCGGCATGTCCACCAGCCTTTTGGTGAGCAAGATGAAGAAGGCGGCGGAGAGGCGGGGCATAAAGGCGGACATAGAGGCGGTGTCCACGGCGGACATGAGGGATCTCACCGAGGACGCCCAGGTGGTCCTTTTAGGTCCCCAGGCCAGGTACATGCTGGATGAGGTGAGACGGTCTGTGCGGGACGGGGTCCCCGTGGAGGTCATAGACACGAAGCTTTACGGGGCCATGGATGGGGAGGGCGTCCTGGACCTTGCCCTGTCCTTGGTGGGGGATGGGATATCCGAGTAA
- a CDS encoding copper homeostasis protein CutC — MFVEVIVTSPEEAELAELCGADRVEFVRHLEVGGLSPDMGQVARAVERVDIPVNVMIRPRAGGFEYSPREMEEMRGLSLSAMEAGARGLVMGFTRGDQVDFKALAEALSWCPSMDFTFHRAIDQLSDPVAAAEVLKGFPGVTDVLTSGGGGPIEGNLDRIRRMVEVLDGVRVMAGGGIAEGNVRNVIDGTGVGWVHLGRSVRLGHRPEGRLDEGLLMRMMSIIRGWRG; from the coding sequence GTGTTCGTAGAGGTGATAGTCACGTCCCCGGAGGAGGCGGAGCTGGCGGAGCTTTGTGGCGCCGACAGGGTCGAGTTTGTCCGGCACCTTGAGGTTGGTGGGCTCAGCCCAGACATGGGGCAGGTGGCCCGGGCGGTGGAGAGGGTTGACATACCGGTTAACGTGATGATCCGTCCGCGTGCTGGGGGGTTTGAGTACTCCCCTCGGGAGATGGAGGAGATGAGGGGGCTTTCCCTGTCCGCCATGGAGGCGGGGGCCAGGGGGCTGGTGATGGGGTTCACCCGGGGGGATCAGGTGGATTTTAAGGCTTTGGCGGAAGCCCTGTCCTGGTGTCCATCCATGGACTTCACGTTCCACCGGGCCATAGACCAGTTGTCGGACCCGGTGGCGGCGGCGGAGGTGCTTAAGGGGTTCCCAGGGGTTACCGATGTGCTTACCTCCGGTGGGGGCGGGCCCATAGAGGGTAATCTTGACAGGATAAGGCGAATGGTGGAGGTCCTTGATGGTGTCAGGGTGATGGCAGGTGGGGGCATAGCCGAGGGCAACGTCCGGAATGTGATAGATGGGACCGGTGTTGGCTGGGTTCACCTGGGGCGTTCCGTTAGGTTGGGGCACCGTCCGGAAGGGCGGTTGGATGAGGGGCTTCTGATGCGGATGATGAGCATTATAAGGGGGTGGCGGGGTTGA